From the Thermococcus sp. 18S1 genome, one window contains:
- a CDS encoding alpha-amylase encodes MARKALVALLVLLVVLSVSAVPAKAETLENGGVIMQAFYWDVPGGGIWWDTIAQKIPDWASAGISAIWIPPASKGMSGGYSMGYDPYDYFDLGEYYQKGTVETRFGSKQELINMINTAHAYNMKVIADIVINHRAGGDLEWNPFVNDYTWTDFSKVASGKYTANYLDFHPNELHCCDSGTFGGYPDICHDKSWDQYWLWASQESYAAYLRSIGIDAWRFDYVKGYGAWVVKDWLNWWGGWAVGEYWDTNVDALLGWAYDSNAKVFDFPLYYKMDEAFDNNNIPALVDALKNGGTVVSRDPFKAVTFVANHDTDIIWNKYPAYAFILTYEGQPTIFYRDYEEWLNKDRLKNLIWIHDHLAGGSTDIVYYDSDELIFVRNGYGSKPGLITYINLGSSKTGRWVYVPKFTGSCIHEYTGNLGGWIDKYVSSSGWVYLEAPAHDPANGQYGYSVWSYCGVG; translated from the coding sequence ATGGCCAGGAAAGCGTTGGTTGCACTTCTCGTACTTCTGGTAGTTCTCAGCGTTTCCGCGGTTCCCGCGAAGGCGGAGACGCTCGAGAACGGCGGCGTTATAATGCAGGCCTTCTACTGGGACGTCCCTGGCGGGGGAATCTGGTGGGACACGATAGCCCAGAAGATACCCGACTGGGCGAGCGCGGGGATTTCGGCGATATGGATTCCCCCCGCGAGCAAGGGCATGAGCGGCGGCTACTCGATGGGCTACGACCCCTACGACTACTTCGACCTCGGCGAGTACTACCAGAAGGGAACCGTCGAGACCCGCTTCGGCTCAAAGCAGGAGCTCATAAACATGATAAACACCGCCCACGCCTACAACATGAAGGTGATAGCCGATATAGTCATCAACCACCGCGCCGGCGGCGACCTGGAGTGGAACCCCTTCGTGAACGACTACACCTGGACCGACTTCTCGAAGGTCGCGTCGGGCAAATACACGGCCAACTACCTCGACTTCCACCCGAACGAGCTCCACTGCTGTGACTCCGGAACCTTCGGTGGCTATCCCGACATATGCCACGACAAGAGCTGGGACCAGTACTGGCTCTGGGCCAGCCAGGAGAGCTACGCGGCCTACCTCCGGAGCATCGGCATCGACGCCTGGCGCTTCGACTACGTCAAGGGCTATGGAGCGTGGGTCGTCAAGGACTGGCTGAACTGGTGGGGCGGCTGGGCAGTTGGAGAGTACTGGGACACCAACGTCGATGCGCTCCTGGGCTGGGCCTACGACAGCAACGCCAAGGTCTTCGACTTCCCGCTCTACTACAAGATGGACGAGGCCTTCGATAACAACAACATACCTGCCCTCGTCGACGCCCTCAAGAACGGCGGCACCGTCGTCAGCCGCGACCCCTTCAAGGCGGTGACCTTCGTCGCCAACCACGACACCGACATAATCTGGAACAAGTACCCGGCATACGCCTTCATTCTCACCTACGAGGGACAGCCAACAATATTCTACCGCGACTACGAGGAGTGGCTCAACAAGGACAGGCTCAAGAACCTCATCTGGATACACGACCACCTCGCCGGTGGAAGCACCGACATAGTCTACTACGACAGCGACGAGCTGATATTCGTGAGAAACGGCTACGGAAGCAAGCCGGGGCTTATAACATACATCAACCTAGGCTCGAGCAAGACCGGAAGGTGGGTCTACGTTCCGAAGTTCACAGGCTCCTGCATACACGAGTACACCGGCAACCTCGGCGGCTGGATTGACAAGTACGTCTCCTCCAGCGGCTGGGTCTACCTCGAGGCCCCAGCCCACGACCCGGCCAACGGCCAGTACGGATACTCCGTCTGGAGCTACTGTGGGGTGGGCTGA
- a CDS encoding winged helix-turn-helix domain-containing protein, translated as MREVLIITEPEKVKVLSEETRFRILQLLRQRPMTINELSDALEKDRTTVYRHIKTLEKAGLVEELEAHGNERVYSRAARLFLIKADPDESIEKFRQAYLQVEAEKLVQILEKAGFRIKNRAELVKLAKKVLDEVEINSQPVLKRISQAGVELTEIELFHLLNMLVFMQSCELCGKAQEARGMIEDD; from the coding sequence GTGAGGGAAGTTTTGATAATCACCGAACCCGAGAAGGTGAAGGTGCTCTCAGAAGAGACACGCTTCAGGATTCTCCAGCTCCTCAGACAGAGACCCATGACCATAAACGAACTGAGTGACGCTCTGGAAAAGGACAGGACAACGGTCTACCGCCATATCAAGACCCTGGAGAAAGCGGGACTCGTTGAGGAACTAGAGGCCCACGGAAACGAGAGGGTCTACTCCAGGGCCGCCAGGCTGTTCCTCATCAAGGCAGACCCAGACGAGAGCATAGAGAAATTCAGACAGGCGTACCTCCAGGTGGAGGCCGAAAAACTCGTGCAGATCCTAGAGAAAGCGGGTTTCAGGATAAAAAACAGGGCAGAGCTGGTAAAGCTAGCCAAAAAGGTCCTGGATGAAGTGGAGATCAACTCTCAGCCAGTTCTCAAGAGAATATCCCAGGCGGGAGTGGAACTCACGGAGATAGAGCTCTTCCACCTCCTCAACATGCTCGTCTTCATGCAGAGCTGCGAACTGTGCGGAAAGGCCCAAGAGGCCCGAGGGATGATTGAAGACGACTGA
- a CDS encoding DUF211 domain-containing protein — protein sequence MAKGIRLLVLDVLKPHQPMVTELALGLSELDGVDGVNITLVEIDKETENVKITMAGDNLDYDEIVRTIEEFGGVVHSIDMVAAGRKIVEEGETPQDKLEEY from the coding sequence ATGGCAAAGGGGATAAGGTTACTGGTTCTGGACGTGCTTAAACCGCACCAGCCGATGGTGACGGAGCTGGCGCTCGGACTCAGCGAGCTCGATGGGGTCGATGGGGTCAACATAACCCTCGTCGAGATAGACAAGGAGACGGAGAACGTCAAGATAACGATGGCCGGCGACAACCTCGACTACGACGAGATAGTCAGGACGATAGAGGAGTTCGGCGGCGTGGTGCACAGCATAGACATGGTTGCGGCGGGTAGGAAGATCGTTGAGGAGGGAGAAACCCCCCAGGACAAGCTGGAGGAGTACTGA
- a CDS encoding thermonuclease family protein, protein MDKKVFLVAMVLLMGSALSFTSAYEFQAYGYVTKVVDGDTVWFHSYYGYRAGETFKVRFADINAPEIYTDEGKESKAALEWLFDTYGYYVYLDVDDVYETDRYGRVVAVVYLPFWYYGYALNVNEWLVESGYASIWDHYNEFNPYSWSLWVPI, encoded by the coding sequence ATGGATAAGAAAGTATTTTTGGTGGCAATGGTACTCTTGATGGGTTCAGCACTAAGTTTTACCAGCGCCTACGAGTTCCAGGCCTACGGCTACGTCACCAAGGTCGTCGATGGCGACACCGTGTGGTTCCACTCCTACTACGGCTACAGGGCTGGGGAAACCTTCAAAGTCCGCTTCGCCGACATAAACGCACCTGAGATATACACCGACGAGGGCAAGGAATCGAAGGCCGCCCTGGAGTGGCTCTTTGACACGTACGGCTACTATGTCTACCTCGACGTCGATGACGTCTACGAAACCGACCGTTACGGCAGGGTCGTTGCCGTCGTCTATCTCCCGTTCTGGTACTACGGCTACGCACTCAACGTCAATGAGTGGCTTGTCGAGAGCGGCTACGCGAGCATCTGGGACCACTACAACGAGTTCAACCCGTACTCCTGGAGCCTCTGGGTTCCAATTTGA
- a CDS encoding [protein ADP-ribosylglutamate] hydrolase has protein sequence MPSFEIVRGDITRFPAEVIVNAANKYLEHGGGVAYAIAKAAAGNAREYIRISKEAMREQLGKDSIDHGEVVVTPAMRLEEHGIRYVIHTVGPYCGGVWDGDKKEKLRKAIMGALRKADELGIKTIAFPAISAGIYGCPLEEVVRTFKETVEEFSREARSVERVYLVLYSRDAYRTALSVLG, from the coding sequence GTGCCGTCCTTTGAGATAGTCCGTGGGGACATAACCCGCTTTCCGGCAGAGGTCATAGTGAACGCCGCCAATAAGTACCTGGAACACGGCGGTGGCGTCGCCTACGCCATAGCTAAAGCCGCCGCTGGAAACGCCCGCGAGTACATCAGAATAAGCAAGGAGGCGATGAGGGAGCAGCTCGGAAAGGATTCCATCGATCACGGCGAGGTAGTCGTGACCCCCGCGATGAGGCTTGAGGAACACGGAATCAGGTACGTCATCCACACGGTCGGGCCCTACTGCGGCGGCGTCTGGGACGGGGATAAGAAGGAGAAGCTCCGAAAGGCAATTATGGGGGCGCTGAGGAAGGCCGACGAGCTCGGTATCAAAACGATAGCATTTCCTGCCATAAGCGCCGGAATCTACGGCTGTCCGCTGGAGGAGGTCGTGAGGACTTTCAAAGAAACCGTTGAGGAGTTCTCGAGGGAAGCGAGGAGCGTGGAAAGGGTTTATCTGGTGCTGTATTCGAGGGACGCATACCGGACTGCGTTAAGTGTTTTGGGTTGA
- a CDS encoding NAD(P)H-hydrate dehydratase, translating into MRIEDVYIWDINAKWLGITPYQLMENAGAGVAKTVEERFGKGLKIAVFSGTGNNGGDGFVVARHLSFENDVTLFLVGDEAKIRSEEAKHNWEILKGLDFVKIRVLKDSAYIKGLDLSGYDVIVDALLGAGTRGEPREPIRSAIGKINEYVGRAKIVSVDLPSGYPSDVRIKADFAVTFQWDKEEYEGFERVVVKIGYPKELYHLVGPGDAKFALRKKGEHKGQNGKLLIIGGSGDYYGAPYLASKGASYIVDLVYLAMPSEPAKRINDPDLILRPFPGENFLTEHLDGLLELAEKADAVVIGPGIGLAGETGEFVREFIKRCEKPMVIDADGLKAVAEDLSVLNGKTFILTPHAGEFAVLFGVKPGGSLVEKAEVVTEKAGEVGGVVLLKGAYDIISDGKTWKYNRTGNRGMTTGGTGDVLAGLVGALLALGNEPLRAASAGAFLNGLAGDMVKEELGENFTALEVAKKVPHAVRWVMEF; encoded by the coding sequence ATGCGAATTGAGGACGTTTACATCTGGGACATCAACGCCAAGTGGCTCGGTATAACCCCTTACCAGCTCATGGAGAACGCGGGAGCAGGCGTCGCAAAAACGGTTGAGGAGCGCTTTGGGAAGGGCCTCAAGATAGCCGTCTTCTCCGGCACCGGAAACAATGGCGGAGACGGCTTCGTCGTTGCCAGACACCTGAGCTTCGAGAACGATGTCACGCTCTTCCTTGTCGGGGATGAGGCGAAGATAAGGAGCGAGGAGGCAAAACACAACTGGGAAATCCTGAAGGGCCTTGACTTCGTGAAAATCCGGGTTCTCAAGGATTCTGCCTACATAAAGGGGCTTGACCTGAGCGGTTACGACGTCATCGTAGACGCCCTCCTCGGTGCAGGCACAAGGGGCGAGCCGCGCGAACCGATACGCTCGGCCATCGGGAAGATAAACGAATATGTGGGGAGGGCGAAGATAGTTAGCGTTGACCTGCCGAGCGGTTATCCGAGCGATGTCCGCATCAAGGCCGACTTCGCGGTGACCTTCCAGTGGGACAAGGAGGAGTATGAGGGCTTCGAGCGCGTTGTGGTCAAGATAGGCTATCCAAAGGAGCTCTACCACCTCGTTGGTCCCGGCGATGCAAAGTTTGCTTTAAGGAAGAAGGGCGAGCACAAGGGCCAGAACGGCAAACTGCTCATCATCGGCGGCAGTGGGGACTACTACGGCGCGCCCTATCTGGCTTCCAAAGGAGCAAGCTACATCGTTGACCTCGTTTACCTCGCGATGCCCTCCGAGCCGGCGAAGAGGATAAACGACCCCGATTTGATTCTAAGGCCCTTCCCGGGCGAGAACTTCTTGACCGAGCACCTTGATGGCCTGCTCGAGCTGGCCGAAAAAGCGGACGCCGTCGTCATCGGCCCCGGAATTGGCCTCGCAGGGGAAACTGGGGAGTTCGTGAGGGAATTCATCAAGCGTTGCGAAAAGCCGATGGTCATAGATGCTGACGGATTAAAGGCAGTGGCCGAGGATTTGAGCGTTCTCAACGGCAAGACCTTCATCCTGACGCCCCATGCGGGTGAGTTCGCGGTTCTCTTCGGCGTGAAGCCCGGGGGCTCGCTCGTGGAGAAGGCCGAGGTAGTGACGGAGAAGGCCGGCGAGGTCGGCGGCGTTGTCCTTCTCAAAGGTGCCTACGACATCATCAGTGACGGAAAGACCTGGAAGTACAACAGGACTGGGAACAGGGGCATGACGACCGGTGGGACCGGCGATGTCCTGGCGGGTCTCGTTGGTGCACTCCTCGCGCTCGGCAACGAACCGCTGAGGGCCGCTTCCGCTGGAGCCTTCCTCAACGGCCTCGCCGGGGATATGGTGAAGGAAGAGCTCGGCGAGAACTTCACCGCTTTGGAGGTTGCGAAGAAGGTGCCGCACGCGGTTAGGTGGGTGATGGAGTTCTGA
- a CDS encoding winged helix-turn-helix domain-containing protein — protein MAKVKVITDPEVIKLMLEDTRRKILGLLRNKEMTISQLSEILGKTPQTIYHHIEKLKEAGLVEVKRTEMKGNLVEKYYGRTADAFYINMYLGDEELRYFARSRLKIKLEIFKALGYEFDDDELLNTMDELLKKEHEYKTDISKEIEANEEALKDFSNEDIIHAIEWLAMARMGRDEETLALLKKLGEILKK, from the coding sequence ATGGCGAAAGTGAAGGTCATAACTGACCCAGAGGTCATAAAGCTGATGCTCGAGGACACGAGAAGGAAGATACTCGGACTGCTCCGCAACAAGGAGATGACCATCTCCCAGCTGAGCGAGATACTGGGCAAGACGCCCCAGACGATATACCACCACATCGAGAAGCTCAAGGAGGCCGGTCTGGTTGAGGTCAAGAGGACCGAGATGAAGGGCAACCTGGTGGAGAAGTACTACGGAAGAACGGCCGATGCCTTCTACATCAACATGTACCTCGGAGACGAGGAGCTCCGCTACTTCGCCCGCTCAAGGCTCAAGATAAAGCTGGAGATATTCAAAGCCCTTGGCTATGAGTTTGATGACGACGAGCTGCTCAACACGATGGATGAGCTCCTCAAGAAAGAGCACGAGTACAAAACGGACATCTCCAAGGAGATCGAGGCCAACGAAGAGGCACTTAAGGACTTCTCCAACGAGGACATCATCCACGCCATCGAGTGGCTGGCCATGGCCAGGATGGGTCGCGACGAGGAGACCCTGGCGCTTTTGAAAAAGCTGGGAGAAATACTTAAAAAATAA
- a CDS encoding amidohydrolase family protein, with translation MSILIKNGRVIYGDGFEVVEADVLIEENRIVKVAKNITEAADTVIDAKGKVVSPGFVNLHTHSPMGLFRGLADDLPLMDWLQNHIWPREAKLTRGYTKVGAYLGALEMIKTGTTAFLDMYFFMDAVAEVVEESGLRGYLSYGMIDLGDPEKTEKEIKEALRTMEFIDKLGSDRVHFVFGPHAPYTCSIALLKEVRKLANEHGKMITIHVSETMAEIGQITERYGKSPVVLLDEIGFLGRDVIIAHGVWLDSRDIQILARNGVTVAHNPGSNMKLASGVMPLQRLINAGVNVGLGTDGSASNNNLDMLDEMKLAALLHKVHNLDPTVADAMTVFKMATVNGARALRLNAGVIKEGYLADVVIIDFNQPHLRPVNNVVSHLVYSASGNDVETTIVDGKILMLDREVLTLDEERILDEAEKTIGKLA, from the coding sequence ATGAGCATTCTCATCAAAAACGGCCGCGTTATCTACGGGGATGGCTTTGAGGTCGTTGAGGCTGACGTTCTCATCGAAGAAAACCGCATCGTTAAAGTGGCCAAGAACATTACCGAGGCCGCGGATACCGTCATAGACGCAAAAGGGAAGGTTGTTTCTCCGGGCTTCGTGAACCTGCATACCCACTCCCCGATGGGCCTCTTCCGCGGGCTGGCCGACGATCTGCCTCTCATGGACTGGCTCCAGAACCACATATGGCCAAGGGAGGCGAAGCTCACGAGGGGGTACACCAAGGTTGGGGCCTACCTCGGCGCGCTGGAGATGATAAAGACCGGAACGACGGCTTTTCTCGACATGTATTTCTTCATGGACGCCGTTGCCGAAGTCGTGGAGGAATCCGGCCTCCGGGGCTACCTCTCCTACGGAATGATAGACCTCGGCGACCCCGAGAAGACTGAGAAGGAGATAAAAGAGGCCCTCCGTACGATGGAGTTCATCGATAAGCTCGGCTCCGACAGGGTTCACTTCGTCTTCGGGCCCCACGCGCCCTACACCTGCTCGATAGCCCTGCTCAAGGAGGTCAGGAAGCTGGCGAACGAGCACGGGAAGATGATAACGATCCACGTCAGCGAGACGATGGCAGAGATAGGCCAGATAACCGAGCGCTACGGCAAGAGTCCGGTTGTTCTGCTCGACGAGATTGGCTTCCTGGGGAGGGACGTCATCATAGCCCACGGAGTCTGGCTCGACAGCAGGGACATACAGATACTCGCGAGGAACGGCGTCACTGTCGCCCACAACCCCGGCTCAAACATGAAGCTCGCGAGCGGTGTGATGCCGTTGCAGAGGCTCATCAACGCCGGTGTAAACGTTGGCCTCGGAACGGACGGCAGTGCTAGCAACAACAACCTCGACATGCTCGACGAGATGAAGCTGGCCGCTCTGCTCCACAAGGTCCACAACCTCGACCCGACGGTGGCGGATGCGATGACCGTCTTCAAGATGGCCACAGTAAACGGTGCCCGAGCCCTTCGCCTTAACGCCGGCGTCATAAAGGAGGGCTACCTGGCGGATGTAGTAATCATCGACTTTAACCAGCCCCACCTCCGCCCCGTGAACAACGTGGTTAGCCACCTCGTCTACTCGGCCAGCGGAAACGACGTTGAGACAACGATAGTGGACGGAAAAATCCTCATGCTCGACCGCGAGGTCCTCACGCTCGACGAGGAAAGAATCCTAGATGAGGCTGAAAAAACGATAGGAAAGCTGGCTTAG